The proteins below are encoded in one region of Acidobacteriota bacterium:
- a CDS encoding TlpA family protein disulfide reductase: MKRNILPLLVFLLLTAAAQAQTGALTRTVRLKLSAGDLASGAHAAEDYKLKTGVDAEYLDAVGWLARGAEMLRQYDAAAQYVAELRREIKEEKSELLAPLGAAIEVEGRLLAVHKGRQAAKEFWEKEFAVAKNIGLRARLRKNINLLFLTGQPAPELNPTDFAGPQPPTLASLKGKPVLLFLWAHWCGDCRAQAAALSRVYQKYEAQGLVLLAPTRFYGTGAQDKSATPAEEKAHLAKVWAESYTGLEGVPIPIETEMMVRYGVAATPTFVLIDRKGIVRLYAPTRLSEAELARQIEAILKTSP, translated from the coding sequence ATGAAAAGAAACATCCTGCCTCTTTTGGTTTTTCTGTTGCTGACCGCTGCGGCCCAAGCGCAAACGGGCGCACTGACGCGCACTGTCCGTTTGAAACTGTCAGCCGGCGACCTCGCCAGTGGTGCGCACGCGGCGGAAGATTACAAGCTGAAAACCGGCGTGGATGCTGAATACCTCGATGCCGTCGGCTGGCTCGCGCGTGGTGCTGAGATGCTGCGGCAATATGACGCCGCCGCCCAATACGTCGCGGAACTGCGCCGCGAAATCAAGGAGGAGAAAAGCGAACTGCTCGCCCCACTCGGCGCGGCCATCGAAGTCGAAGGCCGCCTGTTGGCCGTCCACAAAGGACGCCAGGCCGCGAAGGAGTTTTGGGAGAAAGAATTTGCCGTTGCCAAGAACATCGGATTACGCGCGCGCCTCCGCAAAAACATCAACCTGCTTTTTCTGACAGGCCAGCCCGCGCCCGAACTCAACCCCACCGATTTCGCCGGGCCGCAGCCGCCCACTCTGGCCAGCCTGAAAGGCAAACCCGTCTTGCTGTTTCTGTGGGCGCACTGGTGCGGCGATTGCCGCGCGCAGGCCGCCGCGTTGAGCCGGGTTTATCAAAAATACGAAGCACAGGGCCTGGTGCTGCTCGCGCCAACGCGCTTTTACGGCACGGGTGCACAAGACAAGTCGGCCACCCCTGCCGAAGAGAAAGCGCACCTCGCCAAAGTCTGGGCCGAAAGTTACACCGGGTTAGAAGGCGTGCCGATTCCTATCGAAACCGAAATGATGGTGCGTTATGGCGTCGCGGCAACGCCGACATTTGTGTTGATTGATCGCAAAGGAATCGTGCGGCTATACGCGCCGACGCGTTTGTCCGAGGCCGAGCTTGCGCGGCAGATCGAAGCCATATTAAAGACCTCTCCCTGA
- a CDS encoding CDP-alcohol phosphatidyltransferase family protein yields the protein MVGGYIGEACQRVLNGIVRMLARLNPNPNLLSLIGLGINVWAAIHYAFGQFWQAGLVMILANLFDMLDGRVARLMGRTTKFGAFLDSSLDRISDMGVFLGIMFYYTRLGTPQSALYVLLTGVALIGSVMVSYTSARAESLIPKCDVGFLRRPERVVLLILGSLLAKLEPTIWLMAVLSFWTFCHRLYHTWVELRDTNTPLKKVTQPSPIKTAEKQEKSEGQRLRLGPDPI from the coding sequence ATGGTTGGCGGATATATCGGCGAAGCGTGCCAACGGGTGCTGAACGGCATCGTGCGCATGCTGGCGCGTCTCAATCCGAATCCCAACTTGCTCTCGCTGATCGGGTTGGGCATCAATGTCTGGGCAGCGATTCACTATGCCTTCGGCCAATTTTGGCAGGCCGGCCTGGTGATGATTCTGGCCAATCTCTTTGACATGCTCGATGGGCGCGTGGCGCGGCTGATGGGCCGCACTACCAAATTCGGCGCGTTTCTGGATTCCAGTCTGGATCGCATCTCGGATATGGGCGTCTTTCTGGGCATTATGTTTTACTACACGCGTTTGGGAACGCCGCAGAGTGCGCTTTATGTGTTGCTCACGGGCGTGGCGCTGATCGGTTCGGTGATGGTGAGTTACACCAGCGCGCGCGCCGAATCGCTGATTCCGAAATGCGATGTGGGATTTTTGCGGCGCCCCGAACGCGTGGTGCTGCTCATCCTCGGTTCCCTGCTGGCAAAGCTGGAACCGACCATCTGGCTGATGGCGGTGTTGTCGTTTTGGACATTTTGCCATCGGCTCTATCACACCTGGGTTGAGTTGCGGGATACGAATACACCCTTGAAAAAGGTCACGCAGCCCAGCCCGATCAAGACCGCTGAAAAACAGGAGAAGTCAGAAGGTCAGCGGTTGCGGCTTGGACCTGATCCAATTTAA